One part of the Paenibacillus silvisoli genome encodes these proteins:
- a CDS encoding YiaA/YiaB family inner membrane protein — protein sequence MKEFNPNHRNRNTSAFTFLSWAGFALAVLAEYVGLYNLQEPFYVKGYYAIGGAFLIVSCLVLQKTIRDNEEDKLSMQESGSSSSEQ from the coding sequence TTGAAGGAGTTCAATCCGAACCACCGGAACCGCAACACATCCGCGTTTACGTTCCTTTCGTGGGCCGGTTTTGCGCTCGCCGTGCTTGCCGAGTATGTCGGCCTTTACAACCTGCAGGAGCCGTTCTATGTAAAAGGTTACTACGCGATCGGCGGCGCGTTTCTGATCGTCTCCTGTCTCGTGCTGCAGAAGACGATCCGCGATAACGAAGAAGATAAGCTGAGCATGCAGGAAAGCGGTTCTTCTTCCTCCGAGCAGTAG
- a CDS encoding IS4 family transposase, producing MISKCNRPTRRNLRIPKQLLIADSTKITVGMGRLPWAPLKGERAGIKLHGSLVADEGCLHQVTETTGNCPDLLSCEDIRGKHFILVADRAYGKHKLFDDYLEQKQQFVIRLRDNTHFHEPIPRKRKREFAGSIEQDFTCQLGTKATLSQHRFRIVKLTDPDGNPVILATNLHKPSAEAIAEMYKKRWQIEVFFRWIKQHLNVPTLFGTTPNAVFGQLYTALLVYVILKFLFDQGNALVHQSAKLTFAEFDRLFSLNNLPTEWTVYLTSKFTLP from the coding sequence ATGATCAGCAAATGTAATCGCCCGACTCGGCGCAATTTACGCATTCCGAAGCAGCTGTTAATTGCCGATTCAACGAAGATCACAGTCGGAATGGGACGTTTGCCATGGGCACCGCTAAAAGGAGAACGGGCTGGGATTAAACTCCATGGTTCTCTCGTTGCTGATGAAGGATGTCTTCATCAAGTAACGGAGACCACGGGCAATTGCCCAGATTTGCTTAGTTGTGAGGATATTCGAGGCAAGCATTTTATATTGGTAGCGGATCGCGCTTATGGGAAGCATAAACTGTTCGATGATTACCTGGAGCAAAAACAGCAGTTTGTCATCCGGCTCCGGGACAACACGCACTTTCACGAACCGATCCCGCGGAAGAGAAAACGTGAATTTGCCGGTTCAATTGAACAGGACTTTACCTGTCAATTAGGGACGAAAGCTACGCTTTCCCAACACCGCTTCCGCATAGTAAAACTAACCGACCCTGATGGAAACCCGGTTATACTAGCAACTAATTTACACAAACCCTCAGCCGAAGCGATCGCCGAGATGTACAAGAAACGCTGGCAAATTGAAGTCTTTTTCCGGTGGATCAAGCAACATTTGAACGTTCCGACACTCTTTGGTACAACGCCAAACGCAGTATTCGGCCAATTGTACACGGCATTGCTTGTGTATGTGATCCTCAAATTTCTGTTTGATCAAGGAAATGCACTCGTGCATCAAAGCGCCAAATTAACGTTCGCCGAATTCGACCGGTTATTTAGTTTGAACAATTTACCGACTGAATGGACGGTTTATTTGACGAGCAAATTCACCTTACCCTAA
- a CDS encoding GH32 C-terminal domain-containing protein: MATNQADVKAFEEETLRPQFHYTALKGSIGSLIDFYRANGQWHVTYEYRVGEEAGADPLIGYARSKDLIHWHEEAGPYEQDTTPRVPRLFALPVRGAEHDQQLSKWIFLHDDGTYELGQWHDQQFVAERARETLLWHGSPSDWLVCEAEGRCLLIGTGQLEDDLAAPPRRQLLLPAELQLRQTERGGLKLYASPVEELQRLRVWHRKWSGVELDGSGSGNGNGDGSKQGFEESLRFRLVPGEWPDVRLLPPEGKPDDIGADSLDVQLALETDADSLVHIEVYGVRIRLDRSLQTIACGGVVAPLTPTGGIVRLRLLLDRASLELYACDGEVAMSVPVRPSYNDRTLRLSDHRGHAKAASVNVYGLRGIWPSAEERRLIEPVLQDDTVIYQSASYTVYKHRIEDAVYGEPPAYVPDRDTIVSPTRAVEDFKWQRSDSNDMTRVIDRGPVWHPQREISMLPDVHTGIPTFDAAYRLAADIFYRCGSKEFARPGEEGMWSAGQFQGPGEGFGVWVRDTTHIAIRMGSILDPEGARRSLLFTTMDGFDNGVDGTAMPIVGIWDYYLATGDLTLIEETWANLKRRIAKLDGTFDPVHGLIPADQATSNDHFQEPENGGFSFVTEIYFMEAFRAIARMGVLMGEPEEQVKAWAERGEQLLRNIQRLYWNSDAGIFTTGPVGSEGNLKGYWESAGQEIAMWPRYGIATSEQRRSMLDRLPEVAMNEFGVNVFPYRPETNHFCNAAWVVWTSGMAATAGREGRLDLLMTFISQQVRNGVMNKTFYEVIDYNTGKAWRWPGQLWHAAGFISYFFLGLLGMEYDEQGLSFAPAIPEELRDLQVDNLRYREAQLHIRVHGWGTKFTMVCDGKPIERIPTDLKGEHVIEIQAAP; this comes from the coding sequence ATGGCGACGAATCAGGCAGATGTGAAGGCATTCGAAGAGGAGACGCTCCGCCCGCAATTTCATTACACGGCGTTGAAGGGCTCGATCGGGAGTCTGATTGATTTCTATCGGGCAAATGGGCAGTGGCATGTCACGTACGAGTATCGCGTCGGCGAGGAAGCGGGAGCGGATCCGCTTATCGGCTATGCGAGGAGCAAGGATTTGATCCATTGGCATGAGGAGGCTGGGCCATACGAGCAGGACACGACACCGCGCGTGCCCCGCTTGTTCGCTCTTCCCGTGAGGGGAGCTGAACACGATCAGCAGCTGTCAAAATGGATCTTTCTTCACGACGATGGCACGTATGAGCTCGGACAGTGGCATGATCAGCAGTTTGTCGCTGAGCGTGCGCGCGAGACGTTGTTGTGGCATGGATCTCCATCTGATTGGCTGGTTTGCGAAGCGGAGGGCCGCTGTCTCCTTATCGGCACAGGTCAGCTTGAGGATGACCTCGCTGCGCCGCCTCGCAGGCAGCTTCTCCTGCCCGCAGAGCTGCAATTGCGCCAAACGGAACGCGGCGGTCTCAAGCTGTATGCTTCTCCGGTTGAGGAGCTGCAGCGCTTGCGCGTTTGGCATCGCAAATGGTCGGGGGTTGAGTTGGACGGCAGTGGGAGCGGGAACGGGAACGGGGACGGGAGCAAGCAGGGCTTCGAGGAGAGCCTGCGGTTCCGTCTAGTCCCGGGCGAGTGGCCGGATGTCCGGCTTCTCCCGCCTGAGGGCAAGCCGGACGATATTGGGGCCGATTCGCTTGACGTGCAGTTGGCATTGGAAACGGATGCCGACAGTCTGGTGCACATCGAGGTTTACGGCGTTCGGATCCGGCTGGATCGGAGCCTGCAGACAATCGCGTGCGGCGGCGTAGTCGCTCCGCTCACCCCAACCGGAGGCATCGTCCGGCTGCGGCTGCTCCTGGATCGGGCGTCCTTGGAGCTTTACGCTTGCGATGGCGAAGTCGCGATGTCGGTCCCTGTCCGGCCTTCGTATAACGACCGGACGCTTCGACTGAGCGATCATCGCGGGCATGCTAAAGCGGCTTCCGTGAACGTGTACGGACTTCGCGGCATTTGGCCGAGCGCGGAAGAAAGGCGGCTTATCGAGCCGGTGCTTCAGGATGATACGGTCATTTATCAATCCGCCAGCTACACGGTCTACAAGCATCGGATCGAGGACGCCGTGTACGGAGAACCGCCCGCATACGTGCCCGATCGCGATACGATTGTTTCCCCGACCCGTGCCGTGGAAGATTTCAAATGGCAGCGGTCGGATTCGAACGATATGACGCGCGTCATCGATCGCGGCCCGGTTTGGCATCCGCAGCGCGAAATTTCCATGCTGCCGGACGTCCATACCGGCATCCCGACCTTTGATGCGGCTTACCGGCTCGCAGCCGACATCTTCTACCGCTGCGGCTCGAAGGAATTCGCCCGCCCGGGCGAAGAGGGAATGTGGAGCGCGGGGCAATTCCAAGGGCCGGGAGAAGGCTTCGGCGTCTGGGTGCGCGACACGACGCATATCGCCATCCGCATGGGCAGCATCCTCGATCCGGAAGGCGCGAGACGATCGCTGCTCTTCACGACGATGGACGGCTTCGATAATGGCGTGGACGGCACCGCGATGCCGATCGTCGGCATATGGGATTACTATTTGGCGACGGGCGATTTGACCCTCATCGAAGAAACATGGGCGAATCTGAAACGCCGGATCGCCAAGCTCGACGGTACCTTTGATCCGGTTCACGGCTTGATCCCGGCGGATCAGGCGACGTCGAACGACCATTTTCAGGAACCCGAAAACGGCGGCTTCAGCTTTGTGACCGAAATCTACTTCATGGAAGCGTTCCGTGCGATCGCTCGGATGGGCGTCCTCATGGGCGAGCCGGAGGAACAAGTGAAAGCGTGGGCGGAGCGGGGGGAGCAGCTGCTTCGCAACATTCAGCGGCTCTATTGGAATAGCGACGCTGGCATTTTCACGACCGGTCCGGTCGGCAGCGAGGGCAACCTGAAGGGGTACTGGGAATCCGCGGGTCAGGAAATCGCGATGTGGCCGCGCTACGGCATCGCCACGTCGGAGCAAAGGCGGAGCATGCTGGACCGGCTGCCGGAAGTCGCGATGAATGAATTCGGCGTTAACGTATTCCCCTATCGCCCGGAAACGAATCACTTCTGCAACGCGGCGTGGGTCGTTTGGACGAGCGGAATGGCGGCCACCGCGGGACGCGAAGGGCGGCTGGATCTCTTAATGACGTTTATTTCGCAGCAGGTACGAAACGGCGTCATGAATAAAACGTTTTATGAGGTCATCGATTACAATACCGGAAAGGCTTGGCGCTGGCCGGGTCAGCTCTGGCATGCGGCAGGCTTCATCTCTTATTTCTTCTTGGGCTTGTTGGGCATGGAATACGATGAGCAGGGGCTCTCCTTTGCGCCGGCCATTCCGGAGGAGCTGCGCGACCTGCAGGTGGATAACCTGCGTTATCGGGAGGCGCAGCTGCATATTCGCGTCCATGGCTGGGGGACGAAGTTTACGATGGTATGCGATGGCAAGCCGATCGAGCGCATCCCGACCGATTTGAAAGGCGAGCATGTGATTGAAATCCAGGCTGCACCATGA
- a CDS encoding ArsR/SmtB family transcription factor has translation MLELSINKPEEMAKVAHALSSQTRLSIIKLLLKHHKLNVIEIADLLQIPVSTAATNIKVLEDAGLILTELLPASRGAMKVCRRNFDDVHMILNPDARYQSPNQSYFIEMPIGHFNDFEVHPTCGMANASGMIVPEDVPSSFYHPECKTAEIIWFRQGWIEYRFPKVLPVNAIIKAVEFKMELCSEAPHYNNNWPSDITVWINGVEVGTWTSPGDFGDHRGKNNPSWWNDYSTQYGMLKSFRVDDERSTLDNERVSSVVLGDLKLRDSSFISLKIGVKATAVHKGGVNLFGRGFGDHDQAITMNVQFVQE, from the coding sequence GTGCTGGAGTTATCGATTAATAAGCCGGAGGAGATGGCGAAGGTCGCGCATGCGCTTTCGTCTCAAACGCGTTTAAGCATCATCAAGCTCCTTCTGAAACATCATAAATTGAATGTCATCGAGATCGCGGATCTGCTGCAGATCCCGGTATCGACGGCGGCGACGAACATTAAAGTGCTGGAGGACGCGGGGCTGATTCTTACCGAGCTGCTGCCGGCCAGCCGCGGCGCCATGAAAGTGTGCAGGCGGAACTTTGATGACGTGCATATGATTTTGAATCCCGATGCCAGATATCAAAGTCCGAATCAATCGTATTTCATCGAAATGCCGATCGGTCATTTCAACGATTTCGAGGTGCACCCGACATGCGGCATGGCGAACGCTTCCGGGATGATCGTGCCGGAGGACGTGCCGTCGAGCTTCTACCACCCGGAATGCAAAACCGCGGAAATCATCTGGTTCCGCCAAGGCTGGATCGAATACCGGTTCCCGAAGGTGCTGCCGGTCAACGCCATCATTAAAGCGGTCGAATTCAAGATGGAGCTGTGCTCGGAAGCGCCGCATTACAACAATAACTGGCCTTCGGACATCACGGTCTGGATCAATGGCGTCGAGGTCGGGACGTGGACGTCTCCCGGCGATTTCGGCGATCACCGCGGCAAGAACAATCCGTCCTGGTGGAACGACTACAGCACCCAATACGGGATGCTGAAATCGTTCCGCGTCGACGACGAGCGGAGCACCTTAGACAACGAGCGCGTATCGTCCGTGGTGCTGGGCGATCTCAAGCTCCGGGATTCGTCGTTTATTTCGCTCAAAATCGGCGTGAAGGCTACCGCTGTCCATAAAGGCGGCGTTAACTTGTTCGGACGCGGCTTCGGCGATCATGACCAGGCGATTACGATGAACGTGCAGTTCGTGCAAGAGTGA
- a CDS encoding CBM96 family carbohydrate-binding protein codes for MRKWLSVFIAFALIWSVFAYGPGTQIASAADITVNPVADTDTQSDVAAGTNATLNVSQWNNLFAKFSLSGVPSSIAAAKIRIYHPTHSVNHNLIVNGASTESWSEGGAKPALGSQINSKAVNAVGYVELDVTAAVQAKLSASSSSATFGFSSNIGSWEVYQSREGSSKPELIITPNAASSTTTLNPVADTDTQSDVAAGTNAALNVSQWNNLFAKFSLSGVASTITSAKLRINHTGHANNHTLIVSGASTESWSEGGAKPALGSQIATKSVTANGYVEIDVTSAVQSKLSASSSSVTFGLSTNLGSWEVYQSRESGTKPELVITAGGGTSPPTNPPSGTMKIGTNFWFMGTWSGETPFKSTVNWATAYANGDDVWNPTFTAELAPYTTLRFMDWGGTNNSKVQTWSQRRLPTDPVNSDIGYIGPSDPLRAGLAYEWMIDLCNRTNKDMWVTLPHMADNNYANQLATLIKSKLNSNLKVYVEYSNETWNGGFSQFQYTIDQGTALNLPGSNQWYKGGAFSLYRSVQIWNQFATVYGSEMAARVARVASFSGNYDIFDQGYANVVNSTTWNPTNQKADMIAIAPYVGSGLDGASASIQSQFHADIDATFNDRVLTAVAIAQKYNVKLGCYEGGQHLLTNADQWSGNQNIYTEYTYMLNKFAPYFVLYNHYAHAGSWSSGGAWGAKAFTGQSNAAAPKYRAIVDWVAAHP; via the coding sequence ATGAGAAAATGGCTTTCGGTATTCATCGCTTTTGCGCTCATCTGGTCCGTATTCGCCTACGGCCCTGGCACGCAGATCGCATCGGCGGCCGACATTACCGTGAACCCGGTTGCGGACACGGACACCCAAAGCGACGTCGCCGCTGGCACCAATGCGACGCTGAATGTCAGCCAGTGGAACAACCTGTTCGCGAAGTTCAGCCTATCCGGCGTGCCAAGCTCGATTGCCGCCGCGAAAATCAGAATCTATCACCCGACCCACTCGGTCAACCACAATCTGATCGTAAACGGCGCTTCGACGGAAAGCTGGAGCGAGGGCGGCGCGAAGCCGGCGCTGGGCTCGCAAATCAATAGCAAAGCCGTCAACGCCGTCGGGTACGTGGAGCTTGACGTCACGGCAGCCGTACAGGCTAAATTGAGCGCATCGAGCTCCTCCGCGACGTTTGGCTTCAGCAGCAACATCGGCAGCTGGGAAGTGTATCAATCTCGCGAGGGCAGCTCGAAGCCGGAGCTGATCATTACGCCGAACGCGGCCAGCTCGACGACGACGCTGAATCCGGTCGCCGACACGGATACGCAAAGCGACGTCGCAGCGGGCACGAACGCCGCGCTGAACGTCAGCCAGTGGAACAACCTGTTCGCGAAGTTTTCGCTCAGCGGCGTTGCCTCTACGATTACGAGCGCGAAGCTTCGGATCAACCATACCGGCCACGCGAACAACCATACGCTGATCGTAAGCGGCGCTTCAACGGAGAGCTGGAGCGAAGGCGGCGCGAAGCCGGCGCTAGGCTCGCAGATCGCCACGAAGTCGGTCACGGCGAACGGCTATGTCGAGATCGATGTGACCTCTGCCGTGCAGAGCAAGCTTAGCGCGTCCAGCTCGTCGGTTACCTTCGGGCTCAGCACGAACCTCGGCAGCTGGGAAGTGTACCAGTCGCGGGAGAGCGGCACGAAGCCGGAGCTTGTCATCACGGCCGGCGGCGGCACGAGCCCGCCAACGAATCCGCCAAGCGGCACGATGAAGATCGGCACGAACTTCTGGTTCATGGGCACGTGGAGCGGCGAAACGCCGTTCAAATCTACCGTTAACTGGGCGACTGCCTATGCGAACGGCGACGATGTGTGGAACCCGACGTTTACTGCCGAGCTCGCTCCGTACACGACGCTTCGCTTCATGGACTGGGGCGGCACGAACAACTCGAAGGTGCAAACCTGGTCGCAGCGCCGTCTGCCGACAGATCCGGTGAACAGCGACATTGGCTACATCGGACCGAGCGACCCGCTCCGGGCCGGTCTCGCCTACGAATGGATGATCGACCTGTGCAACCGCACGAACAAAGACATGTGGGTTACGCTGCCGCATATGGCCGACAACAACTATGCAAATCAGCTGGCCACGCTCATTAAGTCGAAGCTGAATTCGAACCTGAAGGTGTATGTCGAGTATTCCAACGAGACGTGGAACGGCGGCTTCTCGCAGTTCCAATACACGATCGACCAAGGCACCGCGTTGAATCTGCCGGGCTCGAACCAATGGTACAAAGGCGGCGCGTTCAGCCTGTACCGTTCCGTGCAGATCTGGAACCAATTCGCCACCGTCTACGGTTCCGAGATGGCTGCGCGGGTCGCGCGCGTCGCTTCGTTCAGCGGCAACTATGATATTTTCGATCAAGGCTACGCCAACGTGGTGAATAGCACGACCTGGAACCCGACGAACCAGAAGGCCGATATGATCGCGATCGCGCCTTATGTCGGCAGCGGTTTGGACGGCGCAAGCGCTTCGATCCAAAGCCAGTTCCACGCGGACATCGACGCGACCTTCAACGACCGCGTGCTGACGGCCGTCGCGATCGCCCAGAAATACAACGTGAAGCTCGGCTGCTACGAAGGCGGCCAGCATCTGCTCACCAACGCCGACCAGTGGAGCGGCAATCAGAACATTTACACGGAATACACGTACATGCTGAACAAATTCGCGCCATACTTCGTGTTGTATAACCACTACGCGCATGCGGGCTCATGGAGCTCGGGCGGCGCATGGGGCGCCAAAGCGTTCACCGGCCAATCCAATGCGGCCGCGCCGAAATACCGCGCCATCGTCGATTGGGTCGCGGCTCATCCTTGA
- a CDS encoding glycoside hydrolase family 32 protein, producing MDRYRPRYHFTLTRNWMNDPNGPFQLNGDYHLFYQHNPSAPEWGDIHWGHAVSRDLVNWQRLPIALAPSLDLGEKHCYSGCAVVDGEEVRLFYTSIGEGERNATSGAQQWTVKNEGEDLLAWRKPDFNPALTVAHNGDFKITEWRDPYVWREQDGWKMLLGGIYEERGCALLYQSSDLENWTFEHMFHRGSEWIFECPHLFRFGDRAVLFYSPAGPVQYVSGGWSNNGLTGELVQGTVDSGGWEGYYASTGFVDENGRCILHGWMPESRGENFPVALDWAGALALPRVVELKENGKLSMKPVPEMESLRGEGRTFTVLQLGESSVETGVHSTSFECVVSVKRPAAGTGELIVSVLASASGEERTDVRVDFAAGTVSVDRANSSLFPGVHKSSVVGALNLDDAEESLTLRFFVDQSVVEVFAGDETCVTARVYPTLEDSDGIRLQASGDIEVASMDIWEMKAAEIV from the coding sequence ATGGATCGATATCGACCGAGGTACCACTTTACGCTGACCCGCAACTGGATGAACGACCCGAACGGCCCGTTTCAATTGAATGGCGACTATCATTTATTCTATCAGCACAATCCTTCGGCGCCGGAGTGGGGCGACATTCATTGGGGCCATGCCGTAAGCCGGGACCTCGTCAATTGGCAGCGGCTGCCTATCGCGCTTGCTCCTTCTCTTGATCTGGGGGAAAAGCATTGCTACTCCGGTTGTGCCGTTGTGGACGGCGAAGAGGTACGACTGTTCTATACAAGCATTGGCGAAGGCGAGCGGAACGCGACGAGCGGCGCGCAGCAGTGGACGGTCAAGAACGAAGGCGAGGACTTGCTCGCTTGGCGCAAGCCTGACTTCAATCCCGCGCTCACGGTGGCGCATAACGGGGATTTTAAAATTACCGAGTGGCGCGACCCTTATGTATGGCGGGAACAAGACGGCTGGAAAATGCTGCTCGGCGGCATTTACGAAGAACGAGGCTGCGCGCTTCTCTATCAATCTAGCGATTTGGAAAATTGGACATTCGAGCATATGTTCCACCGAGGCAGCGAATGGATCTTTGAATGTCCGCATCTGTTCCGCTTCGGTGATCGGGCCGTTCTGTTCTACTCCCCGGCTGGACCGGTTCAATACGTCTCCGGCGGCTGGAGCAACAACGGGCTTACGGGCGAGCTTGTGCAAGGCACCGTCGACTCCGGCGGATGGGAAGGATATTACGCGTCCACGGGCTTCGTCGATGAGAACGGCCGCTGTATTTTGCATGGCTGGATGCCGGAATCCAGGGGAGAGAACTTCCCGGTTGCGCTGGATTGGGCGGGGGCGTTGGCGCTGCCGCGCGTCGTCGAGCTGAAGGAGAACGGCAAGCTGTCCATGAAGCCGGTTCCTGAAATGGAATCGTTGCGTGGCGAAGGCCGTACGTTTACGGTGCTGCAACTTGGCGAGTCATCGGTCGAGACGGGCGTTCACTCTACTTCGTTTGAATGTGTGGTGTCGGTTAAAAGGCCGGCTGCCGGTACCGGCGAATTGATCGTTTCCGTGCTTGCTTCGGCATCCGGCGAGGAGCGGACGGACGTGCGCGTCGATTTTGCGGCAGGTACGGTTTCGGTCGACCGGGCAAATTCGAGCCTATTCCCAGGCGTACATAAGTCCTCGGTGGTTGGCGCTCTTAATTTGGACGATGCCGAGGAATCGTTGACACTGCGCTTCTTCGTCGATCAATCGGTCGTTGAAGTGTTTGCCGGTGACGAAACCTGCGTTACGGCAAGGGTATATCCTACCTTGGAGGACAGCGACGGCATTCGTCTGCAAGCCAGCGGCGATATCGAGGTCGCATCCATGGATATTTGGGAGATGAAAGCGGCGGAGATCGTGTAG
- a CDS encoding aminoacyl-histidine dipeptidase, whose translation MEQNRVYTGDCKVLRFFEELSAIPRGSGNEKAASDFIVRFAEARNCTAIQDERYNVIVKKPASPGYEDAPVVIFQGHLDMVCEKNKSTAHDFTKDPIRFKLDGDMIYAQDTTLGADNGIGVSFAMALIDAGEELAHPALELLLTTEEETSMGGAEHLDASQLSGQLLINFDSDREGVLFVSSAGGASAFHTVPIVWAEGGTGASAAVAAYTLAVQGLKGGHSGDDIIHERGNANKLLGRALDDLRRQTAFELASISGGMKPNAIPREAEAVIGLSEEGARIAEARVAELNRIFRDEFEVTDPGVEVVLSAAAGDAAPVERWFAEETKLAVIRLLALIPSGVMSMSKEIENLVRTSTNIGTVTMRESEIVFESLVRSSHRSQLDVVLQQLATLGEAVGVPFRHDHYFPGWPYRSESKAREVFAQVYERKYGKPLEVKAIHAGLECGIFIEKMPHLDAVSYGPNMYNFHTPEEHVSISSVERTWEFLQDVMRELK comes from the coding sequence ATGGAGCAAAATAGAGTCTATACCGGAGATTGCAAGGTGCTCCGCTTCTTCGAGGAGCTGTCGGCCATTCCGAGAGGATCGGGCAACGAGAAGGCGGCGAGCGATTTTATCGTCCGGTTCGCGGAAGCGCGCAATTGCACGGCGATACAAGATGAGCGGTACAACGTCATCGTGAAGAAGCCGGCGTCGCCGGGCTACGAGGACGCGCCGGTCGTTATTTTTCAAGGGCATCTGGACATGGTGTGCGAGAAAAATAAATCGACCGCGCATGACTTCACCAAAGACCCGATCCGCTTCAAGCTGGATGGGGACATGATCTACGCGCAGGATACGACGCTTGGCGCGGATAACGGCATCGGGGTGTCGTTCGCGATGGCGCTGATCGATGCCGGCGAGGAGCTGGCGCATCCCGCGCTGGAGCTTTTGCTGACGACCGAGGAAGAAACGAGCATGGGCGGCGCGGAACATCTCGATGCGTCTCAGCTGAGCGGGCAGCTGCTCATCAACTTCGACTCCGACCGCGAAGGCGTTCTCTTCGTGAGCAGCGCGGGCGGCGCGTCGGCGTTCCATACCGTGCCGATCGTCTGGGCGGAAGGCGGCACCGGCGCTTCGGCTGCGGTGGCGGCGTATACGCTTGCCGTTCAAGGGCTGAAAGGCGGCCATTCCGGCGACGATATCATCCACGAACGCGGCAATGCGAATAAGCTGCTCGGCCGCGCGCTCGACGATTTGCGCCGGCAAACGGCGTTTGAGCTGGCGAGCATCAGCGGCGGCATGAAGCCGAACGCTATTCCGCGCGAGGCGGAGGCGGTGATTGGCTTAAGCGAGGAAGGCGCGCGCATTGCGGAGGCGCGGGTTGCGGAGCTGAACCGGATCTTCCGCGACGAGTTCGAAGTGACGGATCCGGGCGTCGAGGTCGTGCTGAGCGCGGCAGCGGGCGATGCTGCTCCGGTTGAGCGCTGGTTTGCGGAAGAGACGAAGCTGGCCGTGATCCGGCTGCTCGCGCTCATCCCGAGCGGCGTAATGAGCATGAGCAAGGAGATCGAGAATCTGGTGCGCACATCGACCAACATCGGAACGGTCACGATGCGCGAGAGCGAGATCGTCTTCGAAAGTCTCGTGCGCAGCTCCCACCGTTCTCAGCTGGACGTCGTGCTGCAGCAGTTGGCGACGCTCGGAGAGGCGGTCGGCGTACCGTTCCGCCACGACCATTATTTCCCGGGCTGGCCGTACCGCTCCGAGTCGAAGGCGCGCGAGGTGTTCGCTCAGGTGTACGAGCGCAAATACGGCAAGCCGCTGGAAGTGAAGGCCATCCACGCGGGGCTGGAATGCGGTATTTTCATCGAGAAAATGCCTCATCTCGACGCCGTCTCGTACGGCCCGAATATGTACAATTTCCATACGCCGGAGGAGCATGTATCGATCTCGTCGGTGGAGCGGACATGGGAGTTTCTGCAGGATGTCATGCGGGAGCTGAAGTAA